The Thermosynechococcus sp. genome has a segment encoding these proteins:
- a CDS encoding CO2 hydration protein, giving the protein MVQAMERPSSAKLPPLDHPLADIIYRLEAGGALIPDTPVNLMKIIGMYKAYSIPMDFYWRDLLYLGERVFINPFPFFKYFPTKEYFELPNHYAGDTADLRIWRGPAHAHPELMAFIEKGETGKMPRLLHHLWHDRINMEFSEDLARAMMWHRMGGQLDIYLDSEEYKAAADKAIRAYFKRNPLMLGLYKLFPDLFLEQARQATYMNVLGLFWEVMAPVFFEISDRYDEGSITSVKDAMNFLVNGIFAAAGRPIYHHVYIDDEVYVLVPKEKGFMWLYEAAFPYVEAVFYRTSPFRGTKSYNAQANQVPTDQVDFHYGILFADKFPVGTAGIPPTLLHQDMYHFLPQYLRDYFHQHCRGEDDILVQLGIAFQHSMYTVTSAVLQATRAAFYYPLDDPNPEHLMANRRFFVAQMDRFLRPQYGIAEACKIRNVQDPNYL; this is encoded by the coding sequence CCCTAGATCACCCCCTCGCCGACATTATTTACCGCCTTGAGGCAGGAGGTGCCCTGATTCCCGATACGCCAGTGAACCTGATGAAAATTATCGGGATGTACAAGGCTTACTCAATTCCAATGGATTTCTACTGGCGGGACTTGCTCTATCTCGGTGAGCGGGTGTTTATCAATCCCTTTCCCTTCTTTAAGTATTTTCCGACCAAGGAATACTTTGAGTTGCCGAATCACTACGCCGGTGATACCGCGGATCTGCGGATTTGGCGCGGCCCTGCCCATGCTCACCCGGAACTGATGGCATTTATTGAGAAGGGAGAGACCGGCAAAATGCCCCGTCTGCTCCACCACCTCTGGCATGACCGCATCAACATGGAGTTTTCTGAAGATTTGGCGCGGGCAATGATGTGGCACCGCATGGGGGGTCAGTTGGATATTTACCTTGACTCCGAGGAGTACAAAGCGGCAGCGGATAAGGCGATTCGTGCCTACTTCAAGCGCAACCCATTGATGCTTGGGCTGTACAAACTCTTTCCCGACCTCTTTTTAGAGCAGGCTCGCCAAGCCACGTACATGAATGTGCTGGGGCTGTTTTGGGAAGTGATGGCACCCGTCTTCTTTGAGATTAGCGATCGCTACGATGAGGGCAGCATTACCAGTGTCAAGGATGCTATGAACTTTCTGGTGAATGGGATTTTTGCCGCTGCCGGTCGCCCCATTTACCACCATGTCTATATTGATGACGAGGTTTATGTCCTTGTGCCCAAAGAGAAGGGCTTCATGTGGCTCTACGAGGCAGCCTTCCCCTATGTGGAAGCGGTTTTTTACCGCACCTCTCCTTTCCGTGGCACTAAGTCCTACAATGCCCAAGCCAATCAAGTCCCCACCGATCAAGTGGACTTCCACTACGGCATTCTCTTTGCCGATAAATTCCCTGTGGGGACGGCGGGGATTCCACCAACGCTGCTTCACCAAGATATGTATCACTTCCTTCCCCAGTACCTCAGGGATTATTTCCACCAGCACTGTCGCGGTGAGGATGATATTTTGGTGCAGTTGGGGATTGCCTTCCAGCACTCTATGTACACTGTGACCTCTGCCGTTTTGCAAGCCACCCGTGCCGCCTTCTACTATCCTTTGGATGACCCCAATCCAGAGCATCTAATGGCCAATCGGCGCTTCTTTGTGGCGCAGATGGATCGCTTTTTGCGACCCCAGTACGGCATTGCCGAAGCCTGCAAAATCCGCAATGTTCAAGACCCCAATTATCTGTAG
- the grxC gene encoding glutaredoxin 3 — translation MAKVEIYTWSRCPFCIRAKQLLTRKGVKFTEYVIDGDEAARDAMAQRAHGRRSVPQIFIDNEHIGGCDDLYALEAQGKLDALLQGVA, via the coding sequence GTGGCTAAGGTCGAAATCTATACGTGGTCGCGTTGTCCTTTTTGTATTCGGGCAAAGCAATTGCTGACGCGCAAAGGAGTGAAGTTTACCGAGTACGTCATTGATGGCGATGAAGCTGCCCGTGATGCCATGGCTCAACGTGCCCATGGCCGGCGATCGGTACCGCAGATTTTTATTGACAATGAACACATTGGCGGCTGTGACGATCTCTATGCCCTGGAGGCTCAAGGAAAATTGGATGCCCTGCTGCAAGGGGTAGCTTAG
- the gshB gene encoding glutathione synthase translates to MDIAFIIDPIASLDPGHDTSVALMEAAQAAGARVWVTEMSQLLVQEGQVWAALTPIQLAPVQLVDGQWQIPQPWFQPGAVQWRPLNTFRAVWMRKDPPVTTAYLYATYCLDLVDPQTTLVLNSPAGLRQANEKMYALQFTSVIPKTIVTADKQRIREFVQQQGMAVLKPLGGKGGEGILFLQAGDRNLNSMIEISTQRGQLPVMLQEYLPAAKDGDKRIILLNGEPIGAVNRIPTGDEFRGNMATGGRVAAAEITERDRQICQTLAPALQRDGLYFVGIDVIGGYLTEVNVTSPTGVREIDRLNGTCLGQQVMAWLLGSHST, encoded by the coding sequence GTGGATATTGCCTTTATTATTGACCCCATCGCCAGCCTTGACCCCGGCCACGATACCAGTGTGGCCTTGATGGAGGCGGCGCAAGCGGCAGGGGCACGGGTGTGGGTAACGGAGATGTCCCAACTCCTGGTCCAAGAAGGTCAGGTATGGGCGGCGCTTACCCCGATCCAGTTAGCGCCAGTGCAACTGGTGGACGGCCAGTGGCAGATTCCCCAACCCTGGTTTCAGCCGGGTGCAGTCCAATGGCGCCCCCTCAATACCTTCCGAGCGGTGTGGATGCGCAAGGATCCGCCCGTCACCACCGCCTACCTCTATGCCACCTACTGTCTTGATTTAGTCGATCCCCAAACCACCCTTGTCCTCAACTCGCCAGCAGGACTACGCCAGGCCAATGAAAAGATGTATGCCCTGCAATTTACCAGTGTCATTCCCAAGACCATTGTCACTGCAGACAAGCAGCGCATTCGTGAATTTGTGCAGCAGCAGGGCATGGCAGTGCTCAAACCCTTGGGGGGCAAAGGGGGCGAAGGCATTCTCTTTTTGCAGGCGGGCGATCGCAACCTCAACTCCATGATTGAAATCAGTACCCAACGGGGACAACTGCCTGTGATGCTGCAGGAGTACCTACCCGCGGCCAAGGATGGGGACAAACGGATTATTCTCCTCAACGGCGAACCGATCGGTGCCGTTAACCGGATTCCCACAGGGGACGAATTTCGGGGCAATATGGCCACAGGTGGGCGCGTGGCAGCCGCAGAGATTACGGAGCGCGATCGCCAGATTTGTCAAACCCTTGCTCCGGCCCTCCAACGTGATGGCCTCTATTTTGTTGGCATTGATGTTATCGGCGGCTACTTAACAGAAGTGAATGTGACTAGCCCCACTGGTGTTCGCGAAATTGATCGCCTCAATGGGACTTGCCTCGGTCAACAGGTGATGGCTTGGCTCCTTGGCTCACATTCAACCTAA